Proteins found in one Bacteroidota bacterium genomic segment:
- a CDS encoding cation:proton antiporter, translating into MLLLFLVQIGVILSVSRLLGWAFRRLHQPQVVGEMLAGLLLGPSLLGNLAPGFWGWLFPPSHMGLLHGASQLGLVLFMFLIGLEVDPRLLRQTQRAAVRVAQAGIVVPFALGGLLGWGLHGVFAPEGVPRWVFALFMAVAMSITAFPVLARILSERNLLHSPVGVISIVAAGIKDVVGWLMLALMLALVRPGQWGLAALALLGVLAYAVALLGPGRRLLERLICWYRLRGQVSQDILAVVLGLVLFSSILTEGIGVHALFGAFLLGLAMPKDPSFVREIGQRIEDLVTVLLLPLFFAYTGLRTDLSLLLDGSVWVYGLLVFAVAIAGKFGACAGIARLMGLDGRAAWAIGALMNTRGLMELVILNIGLDLGVISRELFTLMALMAIATTLMATPLLQLLYPARARHLEPQPEIR; encoded by the coding sequence ATGCTGTTGCTTTTTCTTGTGCAGATCGGCGTGATCCTTTCGGTATCCCGGCTCCTCGGATGGGCCTTTCGGCGCCTGCACCAGCCCCAAGTCGTAGGGGAGATGCTGGCCGGGTTGCTCTTAGGGCCCTCCTTGCTGGGCAACCTGGCTCCGGGGTTTTGGGGGTGGCTCTTCCCGCCCTCCCATATGGGCCTTTTGCATGGGGCCAGCCAGCTGGGGCTTGTGTTGTTTATGTTCTTGATCGGGCTTGAGGTGGATCCTCGGCTGTTGCGGCAGACGCAGCGCGCAGCGGTCCGGGTGGCCCAGGCAGGCATCGTGGTTCCGTTCGCGCTGGGAGGGCTGCTGGGATGGGGGCTTCATGGGGTTTTCGCCCCCGAAGGCGTGCCGCGTTGGGTTTTCGCCCTCTTTATGGCCGTGGCCATGAGCATCACGGCTTTTCCTGTGCTGGCCCGCATCCTAAGTGAGCGCAACCTGCTGCACAGCCCCGTAGGAGTGATCAGCATAGTGGCGGCCGGCATCAAGGACGTAGTCGGCTGGCTCATGCTGGCGCTCATGTTGGCCTTGGTGCGTCCCGGGCAGTGGGGTCTGGCTGCGCTTGCTCTTTTGGGCGTACTCGCCTACGCGGTCGCGCTGCTCGGACCGGGCCGCAGGCTTCTGGAGCGTCTTATCTGCTGGTACCGCCTGCGGGGACAGGTGAGCCAGGACATATTGGCTGTGGTCTTAGGCTTGGTGTTGTTCTCAAGCATCCTCACAGAGGGCATCGGGGTGCATGCCCTTTTCGGGGCCTTCCTGCTGGGTCTGGCCATGCCGAAGGATCCGAGCTTTGTGCGGGAGATAGGCCAGCGGATAGAAGACTTAGTGACTGTACTTCTGCTGCCGCTGTTTTTTGCCTACACCGGCCTGCGGACCGACCTGTCCCTGCTGCTTGATGGATCCGTTTGGGTCTATGGGCTGCTCGTGTTTGCCGTGGCCATCGCGGGCAAGTTCGGGGCCTGCGCCGGGATCGCACGTTTAATGGGCCTAGACGGGCGCGCGGCCTGGGCTATAGGCGCGCTCATGAACACGCGCGGGCTTATGGAGCTCGTTATCCTCAACATCGGGCTCGATTTGGGGGTGATCTCGCGCGAGCTCTTCACCTTGATGGCGCTCATGGCCATCGCGACCACGCTCATGGCCACTCCGCTGTTGCAGTTGCTCTACCCCGCTCGGGCCCGCCACCTAGAACCGCAGCCGGAGATTCGGTGA
- a CDS encoding DUF2461 domain-containing protein has product MFAFLRELKIHNDRAWFAAHRADYEHCYREPAVRFCQLLAARFEQAGLALVADPKRSPFRIYRDVRFSANKDPYKTHLGLYFPVRWDEEIGVYLHLEPGNCFLAGGSWNTDAFYVRRLRRIVAERYRELEGIVRSPEFRAWFQIRGERISRLPTGYPSDHPAREWLLHKQLYAWTALEESTATRPEVMDWTLARSQTLWPLLELLAPRP; this is encoded by the coding sequence TTGTTCGCTTTTTTGCGCGAGCTCAAAATCCATAACGATCGGGCTTGGTTTGCCGCCCACCGCGCCGATTACGAGCATTGCTACCGGGAGCCAGCCGTGCGCTTCTGTCAGCTGCTGGCCGCGCGGTTTGAGCAGGCGGGGCTTGCGCTTGTGGCCGATCCTAAGCGGTCTCCGTTTCGGATTTACCGGGATGTTCGATTTTCCGCCAACAAGGACCCCTACAAGACCCACCTGGGGCTGTACTTTCCGGTTCGCTGGGACGAGGAAATCGGGGTCTACTTGCACTTGGAGCCTGGAAATTGCTTCCTGGCCGGCGGAAGCTGGAACACGGACGCCTTCTATGTGCGCCGGTTGCGCCGTATCGTAGCGGAGCGCTACCGAGAGCTAGAAGGCATCGTACGGAGTCCGGAGTTTCGGGCCTGGTTTCAGATCCGGGGTGAGCGCATAAGTAGGCTCCCCACAGGATATCCGAGCGATCATCCCGCGCGGGAATGGTTGTTGCACAAGCAATTGTACGCCTGGACGGCGCTGGAGGAGTCTACCGCCACCCGACCGGAGGTAATGGACTGGACGTTGGCCCGTAGCCAGACGCTTTGGCCCTTACTGGAGCTCTTGGCCCCTCGTCCCTAG
- a CDS encoding SOS response-associated peptidase — translation MRHGHRNRSRMCGRFSLTRNPLEAVSLLRGLEPPEPFRPRYNIAPAQLVWALIAPQGRLELALLHWGFKLKEGGRLINARAETVPEKPMFRRAFRWRRCIVWADGFYEWRRVQPRWRTPYYVRFRDHHVFGMAGLWEEVPDPRGGRLRAAVVLTTESNALLRPIHERMPLILPPEAYEAWLRAPAAELKRLWHRLRPHPDDTLEAYPVSRRVNDPRVDEPALIWPALSRA, via the coding sequence ATGCGGCATGGACACCGAAACCGAAGCCGTATGTGCGGCCGCTTTAGCTTGACGCGCAACCCCCTAGAGGCGGTTTCCCTGCTAAGGGGTCTGGAGCCCCCGGAGCCTTTTCGGCCCCGCTACAATATCGCCCCTGCTCAGCTCGTTTGGGCCCTCATTGCCCCTCAGGGCCGGCTGGAGCTTGCGCTTCTGCACTGGGGGTTCAAGCTCAAAGAGGGCGGCCGGCTCATCAATGCGCGCGCAGAAACGGTCCCAGAAAAACCCATGTTCCGGCGCGCTTTCCGATGGCGACGCTGTATCGTGTGGGCCGACGGCTTTTATGAATGGCGCCGTGTGCAGCCCCGATGGCGAACCCCGTATTACGTTCGCTTCCGCGACCATCACGTATTCGGCATGGCCGGTCTCTGGGAGGAGGTCCCAGATCCGCGGGGAGGGCGGCTGCGGGCGGCCGTCGTACTGACCACAGAGTCCAACGCGCTTCTGCGGCCCATCCATGAGCGCATGCCTCTTATTCTACCCCCAGAGGCCTATGAGGCCTGGTTGCGCGCGCCCGCTGCGGAGCTTAAGCGACTCTGGCATCGGCTGCGACCGCATCCGGACGATACGCTGGAGGCCTATCCGGTCTCCAGGCGCGTAAACGACCCCCGCGTAGACGAACCTGCGCTGATCTGGCCCGCCCTTAGTCGCGCGTAA
- a CDS encoding tetratricopeptide repeat protein: MSTDRIAQLKAFLEQDPEDAFTHYALALELWKAGRRDEARKTFEALLARNPDYVGAYYHLARLYQELGLPEEAARTYQRGITTARAQGAEHALRELMEAWERFQEEQSP; the protein is encoded by the coding sequence ATGAGCACGGATCGCATCGCACAGCTTAAGGCCTTCCTAGAGCAAGATCCTGAGGACGCTTTCACCCATTACGCCCTAGCGCTAGAACTCTGGAAGGCGGGCCGTAGGGACGAAGCTCGCAAGACCTTTGAAGCGCTTCTGGCGCGCAACCCCGACTATGTGGGGGCCTATTACCATTTGGCCCGCTTGTATCAGGAGCTGGGGCTTCCGGAAGAGGCGGCCAGAACGTATCAACGGGGCATCACGACGGCCCGCGCCCAAGGGGCCGAACACGCCCTGCGGGAGCTCATGGAGGCCTGGGAACGGTTTCAGGAGGAACAAAGCCCATGA
- a CDS encoding LysM peptidoglycan-binding domain-containing protein gives MKVAQALLALAILAAGTEGSVRLWAQARTEDPYHVVQPGETLYRISQRYGVSVQDLRRWNNLPSNRIRVGQRLRVRAPEAISAGVTETPLEDRDFVVHVVQRGETLYRIAQRYGVSVAELRRWNGLGDNSIRAGQRLRVRLAQHASTGIASEAEGRFHVVQRGETLFEIARRYGLAPQRLQEANSLASPTVYPGQRLRIPPSLDAPSAPVRSWQTYVVQPGDKAAEIAQRFGMSLEALREANGLRSDSLRAGDILVVYRPEATQMTETRPVSPSLRASAETLAVQPTTPLPNADWGHVYQSGTATVYGVEISGPTASGELYDPLKFTCAHPSLPFGTVIMVTNRWNQRSVFVKVNDRPPKGTPPDVLLVLSPAAAREIQLAEGQRAAVEIRIVR, from the coding sequence ATGAAGGTGGCTCAAGCACTGCTAGCGCTGGCCATATTGGCGGCGGGAACCGAGGGATCGGTCCGCCTGTGGGCTCAGGCCCGGACGGAGGACCCCTATCACGTTGTGCAGCCCGGAGAGACGTTGTATCGGATTTCGCAGCGCTACGGGGTTTCGGTCCAGGATCTGCGGCGCTGGAACAACCTCCCTTCCAATCGGATCCGGGTCGGACAACGGCTGCGCGTGCGGGCCCCGGAGGCCATATCCGCCGGGGTCACGGAAACGCCCCTTGAGGATCGGGATTTCGTCGTGCACGTGGTGCAACGAGGCGAGACGCTTTACCGCATCGCGCAGCGCTACGGGGTCAGCGTAGCCGAGCTACGCCGCTGGAACGGGTTAGGCGACAACTCCATACGGGCCGGGCAGCGGCTGCGCGTGCGGCTTGCGCAGCATGCGTCGACCGGTATAGCCTCCGAAGCGGAGGGGCGTTTTCACGTCGTACAACGCGGCGAGACGCTCTTCGAGATCGCCCGGCGTTATGGGCTAGCACCCCAGCGGCTCCAGGAGGCCAATAGCCTTGCGAGCCCCACCGTATACCCCGGGCAGCGACTGCGCATTCCCCCCTCCCTGGATGCGCCTTCAGCTCCTGTCCGGTCATGGCAAACTTACGTCGTCCAGCCCGGCGACAAGGCCGCTGAAATCGCCCAACGGTTCGGGATGAGCCTGGAGGCTCTGCGCGAGGCCAACGGGCTGCGCTCGGATTCGCTGCGAGCCGGAGACATCCTGGTCGTGTATCGCCCAGAGGCTACCCAGATGACCGAGACGCGCCCTGTTTCGCCCTCCCTGCGCGCTTCTGCTGAGACGCTTGCCGTGCAGCCCACAACCCCACTCCCGAACGCCGATTGGGGGCACGTCTACCAAAGCGGAACGGCCACCGTGTATGGAGTGGAGATAAGCGGGCCCACGGCGAGCGGCGAGCTGTATGATCCGCTCAAGTTCACCTGCGCGCACCCGAGCCTGCCCTTCGGCACCGTAATCATGGTGACCAACCGCTGGAACCAGCGCTCCGTTTTCGTAAAAGTCAACGACCGTCCCCCTAAGGGCACCCCGCCGGATGTGCTTCTGGTGTTGTCGCCCGCCGCTGCTCGGGAGATCCAGCTAGCCGAGGGCCAGCGGGCCGCGGTGGAGATCCGGATTGTACGCTGA
- the htpX gene encoding zinc metalloprotease HtpX, whose amino-acid sequence MGNVLRTTFLMALLIVLFVLVGQAVGGQTGMTIAFLMALGLNFFGYWFSDKIILYTYGAQPIRREDAPELWDMVERLARRAGLPMPKLYVIPSEQPNAFATGRNPKHAAVAVTNGIVRLLNRRELEGVIAHELAHIRHYDILTGTIAATIAGAITYLAQMAYWLPLGRSEEREGANPLAGLLMLILAPLAAMLIQMAISRAREFAADAGGAEICGDPLALASALRKLEAGAQAIPMEASPATAHLFQVSPFGGMARGILSLFSTHPPTEERIRRLEAMALRRG is encoded by the coding sequence ATGGGCAACGTGTTGCGCACCACTTTCCTCATGGCCTTGCTAATCGTGTTGTTTGTGCTCGTCGGCCAGGCCGTGGGCGGGCAGACGGGCATGACGATTGCCTTTCTTATGGCCCTGGGGCTGAACTTCTTCGGCTACTGGTTTTCCGATAAGATCATCCTGTATACGTACGGCGCCCAACCCATTCGACGCGAGGACGCTCCGGAGCTCTGGGACATGGTCGAGCGTCTGGCCCGCCGGGCCGGCCTGCCCATGCCGAAGCTCTACGTGATTCCCTCTGAGCAGCCCAATGCCTTTGCCACGGGGCGCAATCCGAAACATGCGGCCGTGGCCGTCACCAACGGGATCGTGCGCCTGCTCAACCGACGCGAACTGGAGGGAGTGATCGCACACGAACTGGCCCACATCCGGCATTACGACATCTTAACGGGCACGATCGCGGCCACGATCGCCGGCGCCATCACCTACCTAGCCCAAATGGCCTACTGGCTGCCGCTGGGGCGCAGCGAGGAGCGGGAAGGCGCAAACCCGCTGGCGGGCCTGCTCATGCTGATCTTGGCGCCCCTTGCTGCAATGCTGATCCAGATGGCCATCTCGCGCGCCCGGGAGTTCGCGGCCGACGCCGGCGGGGCCGAGATCTGCGGCGATCCCTTGGCGTTGGCTAGCGCTCTGCGCAAACTCGAAGCCGGCGCCCAGGCCATCCCCATGGAGGCCAGCCCCGCCACGGCGCACCTGTTTCAGGTGAGCCCCTTTGGCGGCATGGCCCGGGGCATCCTGAGCTTGTTCTCCACGCATCCCCCCACGGAGGAGCGCATCCGCCGCCTGGAGGCGATGGCCCTTCGCAGAGGCTAG
- a CDS encoding RsmB/NOP family class I SAM-dependent RNA methyltransferase: MLEQKRLIRPYWVSASAQLYQQIVHSKYPADREMEAFFKAHPEFGKRDRKFIAETVYGMLRNRRWLEFAVSRWWREPEPREWVLLYLAAFEDAERLELPWTPDEAQRIQSALSWARQVAPPADPAQALGLRYSFPDWMLRIWIDRYGLEEAEALCQGLNRAAPLCVRVNTLKATREAVQERIRQEGWTTRPTPYSPVGLIFEKRISVFQTASFREGLYEVQDEGSQLISYLTEARPGMRVVDGCAGGGGKTLHLACLMENKGMLYAFDIYTIRLEQLRPRARRAGAHNIRAQRIPHNRAKVVRRLYGKIDVVLVDAPCSGTGVMRRNPDTAWKVTPEKVETLVEQQRAILHAYAPLLKPGGRMVYATCSLLPQENEEVVGAFLEEHPDFHLEPVGPILERQRIFVPLEDAFLRLYPHRHGTDGFFGAVLRYEP; this comes from the coding sequence ATGCTGGAGCAGAAGCGCCTCATTCGACCCTACTGGGTGAGCGCATCCGCGCAGCTATACCAGCAGATCGTGCACTCTAAGTACCCGGCCGACCGGGAGATGGAGGCCTTCTTTAAGGCCCATCCGGAGTTCGGCAAACGGGACCGCAAGTTCATCGCCGAGACCGTATACGGCATGCTGCGCAACCGCAGATGGCTGGAGTTTGCGGTCTCGCGCTGGTGGCGGGAACCCGAGCCCCGAGAGTGGGTGCTGTTGTATTTGGCCGCCTTCGAGGATGCGGAGCGCCTGGAGTTGCCCTGGACCCCTGATGAGGCCCAGCGCATCCAGTCCGCCCTGTCCTGGGCCCGACAGGTCGCACCCCCTGCGGATCCGGCTCAAGCCTTGGGGCTTCGGTACTCCTTTCCCGACTGGATGCTGCGGATCTGGATCGACCGCTACGGCCTTGAAGAGGCCGAGGCCTTATGTCAAGGCCTAAACCGGGCTGCTCCGCTATGCGTACGGGTCAACACCCTCAAGGCCACACGCGAAGCGGTGCAAGAGCGCATTCGGCAGGAGGGCTGGACCACGCGCCCAACCCCGTATAGCCCTGTGGGGCTCATCTTCGAGAAGCGCATCAGCGTCTTCCAGACGGCCTCCTTCCGGGAGGGGCTCTATGAGGTGCAGGACGAAGGCAGCCAGCTTATCTCCTACCTCACGGAGGCCCGTCCGGGTATGCGGGTCGTAGATGGCTGCGCTGGAGGGGGCGGCAAAACGCTGCATCTGGCCTGCCTGATGGAAAACAAGGGCATGCTGTACGCTTTCGATATCTACACGATCCGACTGGAACAACTCCGACCCCGAGCCCGACGCGCAGGAGCGCACAACATCCGCGCCCAACGCATCCCCCACAACCGGGCCAAAGTGGTCCGGCGCCTGTACGGCAAGATCGACGTCGTTCTGGTCGACGCCCCCTGCTCCGGAACCGGCGTGATGCGCCGCAACCCGGACACGGCCTGGAAAGTGACGCCCGAAAAAGTCGAGACCCTAGTCGAGCAGCAACGAGCCATCCTGCACGCCTACGCTCCGCTGCTCAAACCCGGAGGGCGCATGGTCTACGCTACTTGCTCGCTGCTACCTCAGGAGAACGAGGAGGTGGTGGGGGCCTTTCTGGAAGAGCATCCGGATTTCCACCTGGAACCTGTCGGTCCGATTCTGGAGCGGCAGCGTATCTTTGTGCCGTTGGAGGATGCGTTTCTGCGCCTCTACCCGCACCGTCACGGCACCGACGGTTTTTTTGGCGCCGTGCTTCGCTACGAACCGTAA
- a CDS encoding phosphoglucomutase/phosphomannomutase family protein, with the protein MRSVPIRFGTDGWRAVIAADFTFDNVGRLAWGTARWLESQGLASRGVVIGYDTRFLSERFAQHVAAVLATRGIPVILSDGFLPTPALSWATHHYEAGLGVMITASHNPPEYNGYKLKASFGGPALPETVAAVEACIPDEPPDWPENPPQDRIRVEPLRARFLELLRERVDLEAIRSSGLRVVHDAMYGAGQGALRALLGPMVQELRAAYNPGFDREAPEPIEPHLGPLLKLMREEGYDVGLATDGDADRIALVDERGHLVDSHKILALLVRYLYEHRGLRGDIVKTFSTTHMLERMGAHYGLRVHTTPIGFKYVVRHFLEGDVLVGGEESGGLAIKGHIPERDGIFIGLIVLEMLAKLRLRLSALVEALQRDFGPLYNRRLDVHTTEAQKRALLERIRTEGLPAIAGVRVREVQDLDGYKHLLEDGGWLLIRPSGTEPVLRFYSEASSPERAQELVQAGAQLLERAPC; encoded by the coding sequence ATGCGCAGCGTTCCGATCCGCTTTGGCACCGACGGCTGGCGCGCCGTGATCGCCGCCGATTTCACCTTCGATAACGTGGGTCGCCTCGCCTGGGGAACGGCCCGCTGGTTGGAGTCGCAAGGCCTGGCCTCTCGGGGGGTGGTGATCGGCTACGACACCCGGTTTCTGAGCGAGCGCTTCGCCCAGCATGTGGCCGCCGTGCTGGCCACCCGGGGCATCCCCGTGATCCTATCCGATGGGTTTCTGCCCACCCCCGCTCTTTCCTGGGCCACGCACCACTACGAGGCCGGGTTGGGCGTTATGATCACCGCCAGCCATAACCCCCCTGAATACAACGGCTACAAGCTTAAGGCCTCCTTTGGGGGGCCGGCTCTTCCGGAGACCGTGGCCGCCGTAGAGGCGTGCATTCCGGATGAGCCGCCGGATTGGCCCGAAAACCCTCCCCAAGATCGCATCCGCGTCGAACCCCTGCGCGCGCGCTTTCTGGAACTGCTGCGGGAGCGCGTGGACCTAGAGGCCATCCGGAGCAGCGGTCTGCGCGTGGTGCACGACGCCATGTACGGCGCAGGCCAGGGCGCCCTGCGAGCTCTTCTGGGACCCATGGTCCAGGAGCTGCGGGCCGCCTACAACCCCGGCTTCGATCGCGAAGCCCCGGAGCCGATCGAACCCCATCTGGGCCCGCTCCTCAAGCTGATGCGCGAGGAGGGCTACGACGTGGGCCTGGCCACCGACGGAGACGCCGACCGGATAGCCCTTGTGGACGAACGGGGGCACCTGGTGGATTCCCACAAGATCTTGGCGCTGCTGGTGCGCTACCTATACGAACATCGGGGGCTGCGGGGCGACATCGTCAAGACCTTCTCCACCACGCACATGCTCGAGCGCATGGGCGCGCACTACGGCCTTCGGGTGCACACCACGCCGATCGGCTTCAAATACGTGGTGCGCCACTTTCTTGAGGGCGACGTGCTCGTGGGCGGAGAAGAATCCGGAGGCCTGGCGATCAAGGGCCATATTCCGGAGCGGGACGGCATTTTCATCGGACTGATCGTGCTGGAGATGTTGGCCAAGCTTCGGCTGCGGCTGAGCGCCCTCGTAGAGGCCCTGCAGCGCGATTTCGGCCCCCTTTACAACCGCCGCCTAGATGTGCACACCACGGAAGCCCAGAAACGCGCCCTGCTGGAGCGCATCCGCACCGAGGGCCTACCCGCAATCGCGGGGGTCCGGGTGCGGGAGGTTCAGGACCTAGATGGCTACAAACACCTATTAGAAGACGGCGGTTGGCTGCTCATTCGACCCTCTGGGACGGAGCCCGTGCTGCGCTTCTATAGCGAGGCCTCCTCACCCGAACGAGCGCAGGAGCTTGTGCAAGCCGGCGCGCAGCTGCTGGAGCGCGCACCTTGCTAA
- a CDS encoding cystathionine beta-synthase yields the protein MWYRSILEAIGRTPMVELRRITAGLKPTILAKVEYLNPGGSIKDRIALRMIEEAERRGLLRPGGTIVEGTSGNTGMGLALVAAVKGYRCVFTITDKQSQEKIDSLRALGAEVVICPTNVPPEDPRSYYSVALRLSREIPNAYYPNQYDNPANAQAHYETTGPEIWEQTEGRITHFVAGMGTGGTISGVARFLKERNPKIRIIGVDPVGSLYYHYFRTGQLDPSQVRPYLTEGIGEDILPANMDFSLVDEVVQVDDREAFLMARRLARQEGLFVGGSSGSAMAGALRVARQLDERALLVVLLPDGGNRYLSKLYNDAWMRSHGFLEPAVRLTAADLLRERPPQQLRFVRPGQTVAEAVREMSAHGISQLPVLEETGEPLGSVTEIGLLNVLLERPEARTQPVLEYMDPPFPVLSPEAPLTELAALLNQGTAAVLIALQGGAYAILTKTDLLEAITRLHDRELAIPDP from the coding sequence ATGTGGTACCGCTCCATTCTGGAGGCCATCGGCCGCACCCCGATGGTGGAACTGCGCCGCATCACGGCCGGGCTTAAGCCCACGATCTTGGCCAAAGTGGAGTACCTCAACCCCGGGGGAAGCATTAAGGACCGTATCGCGCTGCGCATGATCGAGGAGGCGGAGCGTCGGGGTCTGCTTCGGCCTGGCGGTACGATCGTCGAGGGCACCTCGGGCAACACGGGCATGGGGCTGGCCTTGGTGGCCGCCGTCAAAGGATATCGATGCGTGTTCACGATCACAGACAAACAGAGCCAGGAGAAAATCGACTCCCTGCGGGCCTTAGGGGCCGAGGTGGTCATCTGCCCCACGAACGTGCCGCCCGAAGACCCCCGCTCTTACTACTCTGTGGCCCTTCGGTTGAGCCGCGAGATCCCCAACGCGTACTATCCGAACCAATACGACAATCCGGCCAACGCGCAAGCGCACTACGAGACCACGGGGCCGGAGATTTGGGAGCAGACCGAGGGCCGCATTACGCACTTCGTGGCCGGCATGGGCACGGGGGGCACCATCAGCGGCGTGGCGCGCTTCTTAAAAGAACGCAACCCGAAGATCCGCATCATCGGCGTCGACCCCGTAGGGTCGCTTTACTACCACTATTTCCGAACCGGTCAACTAGATCCCTCCCAGGTGCGGCCGTATCTGACGGAGGGGATCGGGGAGGACATCCTGCCGGCCAACATGGACTTTTCTTTGGTGGACGAGGTGGTGCAGGTCGACGACCGAGAGGCGTTTCTTATGGCGCGCCGGCTAGCCCGGCAAGAGGGGCTCTTCGTCGGGGGTTCCAGCGGTTCGGCCATGGCCGGCGCGCTCCGGGTGGCCCGTCAGCTGGATGAGCGGGCGCTTCTGGTCGTGCTGCTGCCCGACGGCGGAAACCGTTATCTGAGCAAGCTCTACAACGACGCCTGGATGCGCAGCCATGGGTTTTTGGAGCCCGCCGTGCGGCTTACGGCGGCCGACCTCTTGCGCGAACGCCCTCCTCAACAGCTCCGTTTCGTTCGGCCCGGCCAAACGGTGGCCGAGGCCGTACGGGAAATGAGCGCGCACGGGATCTCCCAGCTTCCGGTCCTGGAGGAGACAGGTGAGCCGTTGGGCAGCGTTACGGAAATCGGGCTTCTGAATGTGCTCTTGGAACGCCCCGAGGCCCGAACGCAGCCCGTGCTAGAGTACATGGATCCGCCCTTTCCGGTGCTCTCTCCCGAGGCGCCCTTAACGGAGCTAGCCGCGCTCCTCAACCAGGGGACGGCCGCCGTGCTTATCGCCCTGCAAGGGGGCGCATACGCGATCCTGACCAAGACGGATCTGCTCGAAGCGATCACGCGCCTGCATGATCGCGAGCTCGCCATACCCGACCCATAA
- a CDS encoding DUF3467 domain-containing protein, translated as MAETPPPQELSLEISPEVAEGTYANLAMIAHSPSEFILDFIRLMPGMPQGRVKARIILTPDHAKRLLAALRENIELYERQYGPIRDPGAGPEWPTVLRGPLPEA; from the coding sequence ATGGCCGAGACACCGCCGCCACAAGAGCTCAGCTTGGAGATCAGCCCCGAAGTAGCCGAGGGCACCTATGCGAACTTGGCTATGATCGCGCACTCACCCTCGGAGTTCATCCTGGACTTCATCCGGCTCATGCCCGGCATGCCCCAGGGGCGCGTTAAGGCGCGGATCATCCTAACGCCGGATCACGCCAAACGGCTGCTGGCCGCGCTACGGGAGAACATCGAGCTTTACGAGCGCCAATACGGGCCGATCCGAGATCCGGGGGCTGGGCCGGAATGGCCGACTGTCCTACGGGGCCCCCTGCCCGAGGCCTAG